In one window of Gopherus evgoodei ecotype Sinaloan lineage chromosome 9, rGopEvg1_v1.p, whole genome shotgun sequence DNA:
- the CHRNG gene encoding acetylcholine receptor subunit gamma, protein MRCLALLATLSFLTAVLCRNQEEKLLNDLMTNYNRNLRPAQGEGDIINVTLKLTLTNLISLNEREETLTTNIWIEMKWCDYRLQWDPDKYDNIQILRVPSTEVWLPDIVLENNIDGVFEITLYCNTLLDSNGCLLWMPPAIYRTSCAIFVTYFPFDWQNCSMVFQSQTYSANEINLLLTEEDGQTIEWIVIDPEAFTENGEWAIKHRPAKKIVNAERFTPDDLGYQQVVFYLIIQRKPLFYVINIIVPCVLISSVAVLVYFLPAKAGGQKCTVSINVLLAQTVFLFLIAQKVPETSDAMPLIGKYLTFLLVVTVVIVANAVIVLNVSLRTPNTHAMSQKVRQICLRRLPHFLGMHMRRSDMAPRLLLARRRSSLGLMVKADEYMLWKARTELVFEKQKERAGLMKAVLEKIGKGLENGCTQHLCHSLVQAGPEIRACVDACNHIAKTLREQNDFDNENEEWILVGRVIDRVCFLVMASLFVLGTVSIFLMAHFNQAPAAPFPGDPKCYLP, encoded by the exons ATGCGCTGCCTGGCTCTGCTCGCAACCCTCAGCTTCCTCACAG CCGTGCTGTGCCGGAACCAGGAAGAGAAACTGCTCAATGACCTGATGACCAACTACAACCGCAATCTGCGCCCGGCCCAGGGGGAGGGCGACATCATTAACGTCACGCTGAAGCTGACCCTCACCAACCTCATCTCCCTG AACGAGCGGGAAGAGACCCTCACCACCAACATCTGGATTGAGATG AAATGGTGTGATTATCGGCTGCAGTGGGATCCTGACAAATACGACAACATCCAGATACTGAGGGTGCCCTCCACCGAGGTGTGGCTGCCGGACATTGTCCTGGAGAACAA CATCGACGGGGTGTTTGAGATCACCCTGTACTGCAACACGCTCCTGGACTCCAATGGCTGCCTCCTGTGGATGCCGCCCGCCATCTACCGCACCTCCTGCGCCATCTTCGTCACCTACTTCCCCTTCGACTGGCAGAACTGCTCCATGGTGTTCCA GTCCCAGACCTACAGCGCCAATGAAATTAACCTGCTGCTGACGGAGGAAGATGGGCAGACCATTGAGTGGATCGTCATCGACCCCGAAGCTTTCACAG AGAACGGGGAGTGGGCGATCAAGCACCGGCCGGCCAAGAAGATCGTGAACGCCGAGCGCTTCACCCCGGACGACTTGGGTTACCAGCAGGTCGTCTTCTACCTGATCATCCAGAGGAAACCACTCTTCTACGTCATCAACATCATAGTGCCCTGCGTGCTCATCTCCTCTGTAGCCGTGCTGGTGTATTTCCTGCCTGCCAAAG CGGGCGGCCAGAAGTGCACAGTCTCCATAAACGTCCTCCTGGCCCAGACAGTCTTCCTCTTCCTGATTGCACAGAAGGTGCCAGAGACCTCCGATGCCATGCCACTCATTGGCAA GTACCTGACCTTTCTCCTGGTGGTGACGGTGGTGATCGTGGCGAATGCCGTCATCGTGCTGAACGTCTCACTGAGGACACCCAACACGCACGCCATGTCGCAGAAAGTGCGGCAG ATCTGCCTGCGGCGGCTGCCCCACTTCCTGGGGATGCACATGCGCCGCAGCGACATGGCCCCCCGCCTGTTGCTGGCGAGGCGCCGCAGCTCCCTGGGGCTGATGGTGAAGGCTGACGAGTACATGCTGTGGAAGGCCCGGACTGAGCTGGTCTTTGAGAAGCAAAAGGAGAGGGCTGGGCTGATGAAGGCTGTCCTGGAAAAGATCG GGAAAGGCCTGGAAAACGGGTGCACCCAGCATCTCTGTCACAGCTTGGTGCAGGCTGGTCCTGAGATCCGGGCCTGCGTGGACGCCTGCAACCACATTGCCAAGACGCTGCGGGAGCAGAACGACTTCGACAAC GAGAACGAGGAGTGGATCCTGGTGGGGAGAGTCATCGACCGCGTCTGCTTCTTGGTCATGGCCTCGCTCTTCGTCCTCGGGACGGTCAGCATCTTCCTGATGGCCCATTTCAACCAGGCGCCAGCAGCGCCCTTTCCCGGGGACCCCAAGTGCTACCTGCCGTAG
- the LOC115657101 gene encoding phospholipid scramblase 2-like — MAALSSQPSPFGHLTRERHIQVLARSLRKEDGSPGLQAGGTSPSWEGTSRANQAREPAFGSSQGSPEPARRVGADAPSSAEDLGHQLKGWGRPGSEWGRSAGEEATESPLPRLGWLGRRARRRSPEPSLQQVQETDDVPPLGLQVLAGASELRITARAGLRGFAGDPGRTYVVGTTPAKGLLVAIEETSRLCLHLCGPARSCRIRLQDPQGQDVLWLRRPFGAGASCLGCCRMEMQVFTAGDQLVGSVRQRWGILAHRWDLRDPHGAATMRIRGSCTASRCSSNQEFQVTSRAGSPVAVIWKRWPGFNEDWNMDHEFFGVDISAKLEAEDTALLLAAAFLLNFMFFEMS, encoded by the exons ATGGCCGCGCTCAGCTCCCAGCCGTCTCCCTTCGGGCACCTGACACGGGAGAGGCACATCCAAGTGCTGGCGAGGTCCTTGAGGAAGGAGGACGGGTCTCCGGGCCTCCAGGCCGGGGGGACATCCCCCAGCTGGGAAGGCACAAGCCGGGCTAACCAGGCTCGAGAGCCGGCCTTTGGGAGCAGCCAGGGGAGCCCGGAGCCAGCTCGGCGGGTTGGAGCCGATGCCCCTTCAAGTGCCGAGGATCTTGGCCACCAACTCAAGGGCTGGGGACGGCCGGGAAGCGAGTGGGGTAGGAGTGCCGGGGAGGAAGCCACCGAGTCACCTCTGCCgcggctgggctggctgggcaggAGAGCCCGCAGACGGAGCCCGGAGCCGAGCTTGCAGCAGGTTCAGGAGACTGACGACGTTcccccgctcgggctgcaggtgCTGGCCGGCGCCTCCGAGCTGCGCATCACCGCCCGCGCTGGGCTCCGCG GGTTTGCCGGGGATCCAGGGAGAACGTATGTGGTGGGCACCACGCCAGCAAAGGGGCTGCTAGTAGCTATCGAAG AAACCAGCCGCTTGTGTCTGCACCTGTGTGGCCCTGCCCGCTCCTGCCGCATCCGCCTCCAGGACCCACAAGGCCAGGACGTCCTGTGGCTCCGACGGCCCTTCGGGGCGGGCGCCAGCTGCCTGGGCTGCTGCCGGATGGAGATGCAGGTGTTCACCGCCGGTGACCAGCTTGTGGGCAGCGTGCGGCAGAG GTGGGGCATCCTTGCCCATCGCTGGGACCTGCGTGACCCCCACGGCGCAGCCACCATGAGGATCCGAGGGTCCTGCACAGCCAGCCGCTGCTCCTCCAACCAGGAGTTCCAG GTCACCTCCCGCGCCGGCAGCCCCGTGGCAGTGATCTGGAAGAGGTGGCCGGGTTTCAATGAAGACTGGAACATGGACCATGAGTTCTTTGGGGTGGACA TTTCAGCAAAGCTGGAGGCCGAGGACACCGCTCTCCTGCTGGCAGCAGCCTTCCTCCTG AACTTCATGTTCTTCGAGATGAGCTGA